One genomic window of Thermodesulfobacteriota bacterium includes the following:
- a CDS encoding HIT domain-containing protein, with the protein MKHLWAPWRMDYILEKKGNGCIFCFPPDPKTDRERLVLFRGTHGFVMMNRYPYNNGHLMVMPSRHLTDLEALTPSESKELMDLLKISLRVLKASLRPEGFNIGVNIGKVSGAGENHLHFHIVPRWSGDTNFMPIIGETKIMPEHLSKTFQKLRQAFVNQAPKRKGRGGRRTT; encoded by the coding sequence ATGAAACATCTCTGGGCCCCATGGAGAATGGACTACATCCTCGAGAAAAAGGGGAATGGTTGTATTTTCTGTTTTCCACCGGATCCGAAAACGGACCGAGAGCGACTCGTCCTCTTTCGTGGGACGCATGGCTTCGTCATGATGAATCGCTATCCGTACAACAATGGCCACCTCATGGTGATGCCCAGCCGCCACCTAACCGATCTGGAGGCGCTGACCCCTTCGGAGTCGAAAGAACTCATGGATCTGTTAAAGATTTCTCTCCGGGTCTTAAAGGCCTCCCTTCGACCCGAGGGATTCAACATCGGGGTCAACATCGGGAAAGTGAGCGGGGCGGGCGAGAATCACCTCCATTTCCATATCGTCCCCCGTTGGTCTGGAGATACCAATTTTATGCCCATCATCGGGGAGACGAAAATCATGCCCGAACACCTTTCGAAGACCTTCCAAAAACTTCGTCAGGCCTTTGTGAACCAGGCCCCAAAACGGAAAGGGAGGGGTGGAAGGAGAACGACATGA
- the rbfA gene encoding 30S ribosome-binding factor RbfA, whose amino-acid sequence MEGKRIDRVADLIRKEVAELFLRTVKDPRVEQVTITRVKLTGDFRLARIRFSVPGTIEERERALEGLNSAKGYIRRELARRVNLRHTPELRFEFDPSIEYSVRIGQVFHALHRQEGEGKDED is encoded by the coding sequence ATGGAAGGGAAACGCATCGACAGGGTGGCGGATTTGATCCGGAAGGAAGTGGCCGAGCTGTTTCTCAGGACGGTCAAGGACCCCCGGGTAGAACAGGTGACCATCACGCGGGTGAAACTCACCGGAGACTTCCGCTTGGCGAGGATCCGCTTCAGCGTCCCCGGGACCATCGAAGAGAGGGAAAGGGCGTTGGAGGGTTTGAACAGCGCCAAGGGGTACATCCGGCGGGAGCTGGCCAGGCGGGTCAACCTTCGCCACACGCCCGAATTACGCTTCGAGTTCGATCCTTCCATCGAATATTCGGTCCGGATCGGTCAGGTCTTCCACGCCTTACATCGGCAAGAGGGGGAGGGGAAGGATGAGGATTGA
- the nusA gene encoding transcription termination factor NusA codes for MPSNLNYVIEQVGKDKGIDRKVIIAALEQAVLTASRKKYGHHGEIEVRYNEEIGEVELFQFKQVVEEVTDPATEIQLEEARELDSEAQVGDSLGVKLNTDFGRIGAQTAKQVIIQKVRDAERENVYNEFKDRKGTLVSGTVQRMEKGHLYISIGRAEAILMAKEQIPGEVYRQGDRIRAFILDVQKNTKGPQIFLSRTHPGFLIKLFELEVPEIAEGIIKIISAAREPGERAKISVYSSARDVDPVGACVGMKGSRVQNVVQELRGERIDIIPWSQDPAKYVCNALAPAKVSRVYIDEEERHMDVVVPDDQLSLAIGKKGQNVRLTSKLTGWKIDIKSESKMEKLSAEIIESFKRLPHIGEVGSRLLHQEGFRSLREIGEADPDDLARLLGIDREKAAEIVQTAGQLAHSKGEEGGAPAEGEALGDDPIEMLEGVGEKLSDLLKNHGFHHIQDLLRTDVEQLALLPGIGEKKAEKLIQAAKEYLDRKTP; via the coding sequence ATGCCAAGCAATCTGAATTATGTGATCGAGCAGGTCGGAAAGGACAAAGGCATCGATCGAAAGGTGATCATCGCGGCCCTCGAGCAAGCCGTTCTCACGGCCTCCCGGAAGAAGTACGGCCATCATGGGGAGATCGAAGTTCGGTACAACGAAGAGATCGGCGAGGTCGAGCTGTTCCAATTTAAACAGGTCGTCGAGGAGGTGACCGACCCGGCCACGGAGATCCAGCTTGAAGAGGCCAGAGAACTGGACAGCGAGGCCCAGGTGGGGGACAGCTTAGGGGTAAAGCTCAACACCGACTTCGGTCGGATCGGGGCCCAGACGGCCAAACAGGTGATCATTCAGAAAGTCCGGGATGCGGAGCGAGAGAACGTCTACAATGAATTTAAGGATCGAAAGGGAACCCTCGTGAGCGGAACGGTTCAGCGGATGGAGAAGGGCCACCTCTACATCTCCATCGGAAGGGCCGAGGCCATCTTGATGGCCAAAGAGCAGATTCCCGGAGAAGTGTACCGGCAAGGAGACCGAATCCGGGCGTTCATCCTCGACGTCCAGAAGAATACCAAGGGCCCTCAGATCTTCCTCTCCCGAACCCATCCAGGGTTTCTCATCAAGCTGTTCGAATTGGAGGTCCCCGAGATCGCGGAGGGGATCATCAAAATCATCAGCGCGGCCCGGGAGCCCGGAGAGCGGGCTAAGATCTCGGTCTATAGTTCAGCCCGGGATGTCGATCCGGTAGGGGCCTGCGTGGGGATGAAGGGCTCGAGGGTCCAGAATGTCGTCCAGGAACTCCGGGGGGAGCGGATCGATATCATCCCCTGGTCCCAGGACCCCGCCAAATATGTGTGCAATGCCCTGGCCCCTGCCAAGGTCTCCAGGGTCTATATCGACGAGGAGGAGCGACATATGGATGTGGTCGTGCCGGATGACCAGCTTTCGTTGGCCATCGGCAAGAAAGGCCAGAATGTACGTCTGACCTCCAAGTTGACCGGTTGGAAGATCGATATCAAGAGCGAGTCGAAGATGGAGAAGCTTTCGGCCGAGATTATCGAGAGCTTCAAAAGACTTCCTCACATCGGAGAGGTCGGAAGTCGCCTCCTTCATCAAGAAGGGTTCCGATCCCTCCGGGAGATAGGGGAGGCCGATCCAGACGACTTGGCGAGACTTCTGGGGATCGATCGGGAAAAGGCCGCGGAGATCGTCCAGACGGCCGGCCAATTGGCCCACTCGAAAGGGGAGGAGGGAGGTGCTCCTGCGGAGGGCGAGGCCTTGGGAGACGATCCCATCGAGATGCTGGAAGGGGTGGGTGAGAAACTTTCCGATCTGCTGAAAAACCACGGGTTCCACCATATCCAGGATCTCCTCCGCACCGACGTCGAACAGCTCGCCCTGCTTCCGGGGATCGGTGAAAAGAAGGCCGAAAAGTTGATCCAGGCGGCCAAGGAATACCTCGATCGTAAAACCCCATGA
- a CDS encoding ribosome maturation factor RimP: protein MSRESIIQRVSELLTPILEEERMECVEIEYRREAMGWVLRLYLDKEGGVTLDDCSRVSQTLSRILDVEDLIANPYRLEVSSPGLTRPLKSRKDFLRYQNRLIQVSTNEPIGNQRHFKGRLMRVVDQGIELNVNDTMVHIPLQSIAKARLELE from the coding sequence ATGTCCCGCGAGTCCATCATCCAGCGGGTATCCGAGCTTCTCACCCCCATCCTTGAAGAGGAGCGGATGGAGTGCGTGGAGATCGAATATCGAAGGGAGGCGATGGGGTGGGTCCTTCGCCTCTACCTCGACAAGGAAGGCGGGGTGACATTGGACGATTGTAGCCGAGTCAGTCAAACCCTGAGCAGGATCCTGGATGTGGAGGATCTCATCGCCAATCCTTATCGCTTGGAGGTCTCTTCCCCAGGGTTGACCCGGCCCCTCAAGTCCAGGAAGGATTTTCTGAGGTACCAAAACCGGCTGATCCAGGTGAGCACGAACGAGCCCATCGGCAACCAGCGCCATTTTAAAGGCAGGCTCATGAGGGTGGTCGATCAGGGCATCGAACTCAACGTCAACGATACCATGGTTCATATTCCGCTCCAATCCATCGCCAAAGCCAGATTAGAATTGGAGTAA
- the truB gene encoding tRNA pseudouridine(55) synthase TruB — MRIDGLLLVDKPEGLTSLDVVREIKSRFSIRKAGHVGTLDPFATGLLPVALNEGTKLIPFLPEEPKAYEGALKVGEETRTDDLTGDIVRRKPWEDLTPERIEAVFRSFRGEIEQVPPMFSAVKVGGRPLYKIARKGLEIERRPRVVVIHELEVDHVALPIVLFRVSCSKGTYIRALARDIGQHLGCGAHLVSLRRTRSGPFTLEKALSIERLRAMGQARELLPHLIPLREALEDLPEMVGDERLIRKVRQGQELRVGDLLPQPLLPPFEKGQKIRMTSPHLGLVAILETALRADGIDPADPGQSVLRPLRIFHSTGRSQAQGG, encoded by the coding sequence ATGAGGATTGACGGTCTCCTCCTCGTGGATAAACCCGAGGGCCTCACCTCTCTCGATGTGGTCCGGGAGATCAAGTCCAGGTTCTCGATCCGAAAGGCCGGCCATGTAGGGACCCTCGATCCCTTTGCTACGGGCCTTCTCCCTGTGGCCTTGAACGAGGGCACCAAGCTGATCCCCTTTCTGCCGGAGGAGCCCAAGGCCTACGAGGGAGCGCTCAAGGTCGGTGAGGAGACCCGGACCGATGACCTCACGGGAGACATCGTCCGGCGAAAACCGTGGGAGGACCTCACCCCGGAGCGGATCGAGGCCGTCTTTCGCTCCTTTCGTGGAGAGATTGAACAGGTCCCTCCCATGTTTTCTGCAGTGAAGGTAGGAGGAAGGCCGCTCTACAAGATCGCCCGAAAGGGGTTGGAGATCGAAAGGCGGCCGAGGGTGGTGGTGATCCATGAACTGGAGGTCGATCACGTCGCGCTTCCGATCGTCCTTTTTAGGGTCTCCTGTTCCAAGGGGACCTACATCCGGGCCCTGGCAAGGGACATCGGACAGCATTTGGGATGTGGGGCTCACCTCGTCTCGCTGAGACGGACCCGGAGCGGACCGTTTACCCTCGAAAAGGCCCTTTCGATCGAGCGATTGAGGGCCATGGGTCAGGCAAGGGAGCTTCTTCCGCATCTGATCCCTCTGAGGGAGGCCCTGGAGGATCTTCCCGAGATGGTCGGGGATGAGCGGCTGATTCGAAAGGTACGGCAGGGACAGGAGCTACGCGTCGGGGATTTGCTTCCCCAACCCCTTCTCCCCCCTTTTGAAAAAGGGCAGAAGATCCGCATGACATCCCCCCACCTGGGATTGGTGGCGATTTTGGAGACGGCCTTGAGGGCCGATGGGATCGATCCCGCTGACCCCGGCCAGTCGGTTTTACGACCTTTGAGAATCTTCCATTCGACCGGCCGATCCCAGGCCCAGGGAGGGTGA
- the infB gene encoding translation initiation factor IF-2: MGKVKVLDLASEVGVGDDKLLKKLKQMGVKVKEKKAEASESPSLPSDERIIEKDDQKEVVEKRIKPTVIRRRTRSLEVQPQPSPPPTLEAPAPPAEPHAEPPSAPPKEPARPKAKPSLGEEKAPEATKKEAKKEVKKEVKKEEKPEGAVAKPERTEPPVEKVVKVEGEVTGMKVEIRDLSQEKASAEEKAPAEVEAEKEVKKAKKTLVEEKGSAETLKKLGAKFLTKEELLQSKKIGVLKKRKQIEERRIQEEDFFLDETEDKKPPEVEPEIPTPRPFKPVKKKLVVQTSQKPEITVPKPIKRIIRISEAISVGDLAKRMGVKGSDVIKKLMDIGVMATINQMIDPDVASLAASEFGYEVERVSIEQQEILERKEDRPEDLRPRPPVVTIMGHVDHGKTMLLDAIRKTNVVEGEAGGITQHIGAYDVHLDHGRVVFIDTPGHEAFTAMRARGAQVTDVVVLVVAADDGVMPQTKEAIDHARAAKVPIVVAINKIDKPNANPEKVKKELSELGLVPEQWGGTTLFAEISAKQKIGIKELLELILLQAEILELKANPNKPARGVVIESKLDKGRGPVATVLIQEGTLRPGDVFLAGAHYGKVRAMLNDKGQKMDEAGPSTPVEVLGFSDVPEAGEAFIVVPDERIARQISLYRQEKIRSKELAKLSKVSLEELYEKIKKGEIKELNVVLKADVQGSIEAMKEALKKLSTDEVKVNIIHDGVGGITETDVNLASASNAVIIGFNVRPVPKAQALAEQEKVDLRTYSVIYDAISDIKKAMEGLLEPTYREHILGRAQVLQLFNIRKVGVVAGSIITDGKVVRGSHARLLRDNVVIYNGKISSLRRFKDDMKECTQGLECGIWMENFNDIKPGDIIESYEMEEVRPRLT, translated from the coding sequence ATGGGGAAGGTAAAAGTCCTCGACCTGGCCAGCGAAGTCGGCGTAGGGGATGATAAGCTCCTGAAGAAGTTGAAACAGATGGGTGTCAAGGTCAAGGAGAAGAAGGCGGAGGCTTCGGAAAGCCCTTCTCTCCCCTCGGATGAGAGGATTATCGAAAAGGACGATCAGAAAGAGGTGGTGGAGAAACGGATTAAGCCCACCGTCATCCGGCGGAGAACGAGAAGCCTTGAAGTCCAACCCCAACCTTCCCCTCCACCGACCCTGGAGGCCCCGGCACCGCCTGCCGAACCTCATGCCGAACCTCCTTCCGCACCTCCCAAAGAGCCCGCCAGACCGAAAGCCAAACCTTCCCTTGGCGAAGAAAAAGCGCCGGAGGCGACCAAGAAAGAGGCCAAGAAGGAGGTCAAGAAAGAGGTCAAAAAGGAGGAGAAACCGGAGGGGGCGGTGGCGAAGCCGGAGAGGACAGAGCCACCGGTAGAAAAAGTGGTCAAAGTGGAAGGAGAGGTAACGGGGATGAAGGTCGAGATTCGAGACCTCTCCCAGGAGAAGGCCTCGGCCGAAGAGAAGGCGCCGGCGGAGGTCGAAGCCGAGAAGGAAGTCAAAAAGGCGAAGAAGACCCTGGTCGAGGAGAAGGGAAGCGCCGAGACCCTCAAAAAATTGGGTGCCAAATTCCTCACCAAAGAGGAGCTCCTCCAATCCAAGAAGATCGGGGTCTTGAAGAAGAGAAAACAGATCGAGGAGAGGAGGATCCAGGAAGAGGACTTCTTCCTGGATGAGACGGAAGATAAGAAACCCCCCGAGGTCGAACCCGAGATACCAACCCCGAGGCCCTTCAAGCCCGTGAAGAAGAAGCTGGTGGTCCAAACCTCCCAGAAGCCGGAGATCACCGTCCCCAAGCCGATCAAGAGGATCATCCGGATATCCGAGGCCATCTCGGTGGGCGATCTCGCCAAACGAATGGGGGTGAAGGGATCCGATGTGATCAAAAAGTTGATGGACATCGGGGTGATGGCGACGATCAATCAGATGATCGATCCCGATGTCGCCTCCTTAGCGGCCAGCGAATTCGGGTATGAGGTCGAGCGGGTCTCCATCGAACAGCAGGAGATCCTCGAAAGAAAGGAAGACCGGCCCGAGGATTTGAGACCCCGTCCCCCTGTCGTTACCATCATGGGACATGTGGACCACGGAAAGACCATGCTCCTCGATGCGATCCGCAAAACGAACGTCGTCGAGGGAGAGGCCGGTGGCATCACCCAACATATCGGGGCATATGATGTCCATCTCGACCACGGGAGGGTCGTCTTCATCGATACCCCTGGTCACGAGGCCTTCACGGCCATGCGGGCCCGAGGGGCTCAGGTGACCGATGTCGTGGTCCTGGTGGTGGCGGCCGACGATGGTGTGATGCCCCAGACGAAAGAGGCCATCGACCACGCCAGGGCCGCGAAGGTTCCGATCGTCGTGGCCATCAACAAGATTGACAAACCCAATGCCAATCCGGAAAAGGTGAAAAAGGAGCTGTCGGAACTGGGATTGGTCCCTGAGCAGTGGGGCGGGACGACCCTTTTTGCCGAGATCTCGGCCAAGCAGAAGATCGGGATCAAAGAGCTTCTGGAGTTGATCCTACTCCAGGCCGAAATCCTGGAACTGAAAGCCAACCCGAACAAGCCTGCCCGGGGCGTGGTGATCGAATCCAAACTGGATAAAGGCCGAGGTCCTGTGGCGACGGTGCTAATTCAGGAAGGGACCCTCAGGCCAGGCGATGTCTTCCTTGCAGGGGCCCACTACGGCAAAGTGAGGGCCATGCTCAACGACAAGGGGCAGAAGATGGACGAGGCCGGACCCTCCACGCCGGTGGAGGTGCTGGGGTTTAGCGACGTCCCGGAGGCCGGGGAGGCCTTTATCGTCGTCCCGGACGAGAGAATCGCAAGACAAATTAGCCTCTACCGTCAGGAGAAGATCCGGTCTAAAGAGCTGGCCAAGCTGAGCAAGGTCTCCCTCGAAGAGCTCTACGAAAAGATCAAGAAGGGGGAGATCAAGGAACTGAACGTGGTCCTCAAAGCGGATGTTCAGGGGTCGATCGAGGCGATGAAAGAGGCCCTGAAAAAACTCTCCACGGACGAAGTCAAGGTGAACATCATCCACGACGGCGTGGGCGGCATCACGGAGACCGACGTCAACCTGGCCTCTGCCTCAAACGCCGTCATCATCGGGTTCAACGTTCGACCGGTGCCGAAGGCCCAGGCCCTCGCCGAGCAAGAGAAGGTCGACCTCCGGACCTATTCTGTCATCTACGATGCCATTTCGGACATCAAGAAGGCCATGGAAGGGCTCTTGGAGCCCACCTATCGGGAGCATATCTTGGGGAGGGCCCAGGTCCTCCAGCTCTTCAACATCCGGAAGGTGGGCGTGGTGGCCGGCAGCATCATCACCGATGGAAAGGTCGTCCGGGGTTCCCACGCCAGACTGCTCCGAGACAATGTCGTGATCTACAACGGGAAGATCTCCTCCCTCCGGAGATTCAAAGACGACATGAAGGAGTGTACCCAGGGTCTGGAATGCGGGATCTGGATGGAGAATTTTAACGACATCAAACCCGGAGATATCATCGAGTCTTACGAGATGGAGGAGGTCCGTCCCCGTTTAACCTAA
- a CDS encoding DUF448 domain-containing protein yields MSRRGHLPVRMCIGCRARRKKSEMIRFVRVLEGGQTKLVRGQGGKGVYLCPEISCLKAAQKRLALKRIEGQEQIQTLSNPTV; encoded by the coding sequence ATGAGTCGAAGAGGCCATCTCCCGGTTCGGATGTGTATCGGTTGTCGGGCCAGAAGGAAGAAGTCGGAGATGATCCGTTTCGTCCGCGTTCTCGAGGGCGGACAGACCAAGTTGGTCCGGGGACAGGGGGGAAAGGGGGTCTATCTGTGTCCCGAGATCTCCTGTTTAAAGGCGGCCCAAAAGAGGCTGGCCTTAAAGAGGATCGAGGGCCAGGAGCAGATCCAAACCCTTTCAAACCCCACGGTTTGA
- a CDS encoding LapA family protein: MSWVKTILMMIVFVFVILFSLQNRAEVSLRFGLYPLYDRSWEAPHLPLFLIILLSVFLGILIGGIGDFYQRYQLKRSLRQNERMIRRLSREIEILRGPGSTPPPSLDQLD, encoded by the coding sequence ATGAGCTGGGTCAAAACCATTCTGATGATGATCGTCTTCGTCTTTGTCATCCTTTTTTCCCTCCAGAACCGGGCGGAGGTCTCTCTCCGGTTTGGCCTTTATCCCCTGTACGATCGAAGCTGGGAGGCCCCTCACCTTCCCCTCTTTCTCATCATTCTCCTCTCCGTGTTTCTCGGGATCTTAATCGGGGGGATTGGAGATTTTTACCAGAGATATCAGCTCAAACGATCCCTTCGGCAGAACGAGCGGATGATCCGCAGACTGAGCCGCGAAATTGAGATCCTCCGTGGGCCCGGGTCCACCCCACCTCCCTCCCTGGACCAGTTGGATTAA
- a CDS encoding DUF503 domain-containing protein, with protein MVIGICQVDLRIPENHSLKGKRHVLRKIIDRVRHRFNVSISEVGDHDLWQRAQIGICTVGNDRRHINSSLDKVIDYIERMSLGELIHTEMEILSV; from the coding sequence ATGGTGATTGGAATCTGCCAAGTCGATCTTCGTATCCCCGAGAATCACTCCCTGAAGGGAAAGCGCCACGTCCTCAGGAAGATCATCGACAGGGTGAGGCACCGGTTCAACGTGTCCATCTCGGAGGTCGGGGATCACGATCTCTGGCAAAGGGCTCAGATCGGGATATGCACGGTGGGGAACGATCGAAGGCATATCAACTCCAGTCTGGACAAGGTGATCGATTATATCGAGCGGATGAGCCTCGGAGAGCTCATCCACACGGAGATGGAAATTCTCTCCGTGTAA